Part of the Tissierellales bacterium genome is shown below.
TCTGACAACGATATTAGTATACCAACTTATTCCAATTGTGTCAAGAGATTTCCGCATATTTTCTCTATTTTTCAGCTTTTTCTATGAGTTTTGCCAAATCAGACTCTGAAAATACATATTTTGTATTACAGAAATGGCATGTAAGCTCTGCTCCATGATCTTTTTCAATCATATCTTTAATCTCTGCCTTACCGACACTTATAAGAGCTCGCTCTATTCGTTCTTTATCACAGTCACAAATATAGTTAATTTCCTGTTTCTCTAAAAGTTCAATTCCCATATCTTCAAAAAGGCCCTCAAGTATTTCTTCTGGAGAATATCCCTCGTCTATAAGTGCTGACATAGGTGTCATAACCTGTAGTTTGTGTTCAAGTAATCCTAAATCATCCTCTGAAATATTCGGAAGTACTTGTATTATCATTCCACCTGCTGCTTTTACAGATAAATCTTTTTCAACTAGTACTCCTAAAGCTACTGCCGACGGTTGCTGCTCAGATACTACATAATAATTACTCAAATCCTCCGCTATCTCTCCACTAAT
Proteins encoded:
- the hslO gene encoding Hsp33 family molecular chaperone HslO, whose translation is MSKIENYVIRGVDKNRSFRVFIAKTTEMVEKARITHNLTPVATAALGRSITAGAIMGVMQKNEKDEVSMIIKGDGPLGEVAVVAKKNGNVKGYVGNPNIPVEINEQGKLDVGGAVGKGKLTVIRDYGLKEPYVGQADLISGEIAEDLSNYYVVSEQQPSAVALGVLVEKDLSVKAAGGMIIQVLPNISEDDLGLLEHKLQVMTPMSALIDEGYSPEEILEGLFEDMGIELLEKQEINYICDCDKERIERALISVGKAEIKDMIEKDHGAELTCHFCNTKYVFSESDLAKLIEKAEK